The uncultured Methanobrevibacter sp. genome includes a window with the following:
- the rplJ gene encoding 50S ribosomal protein L16 has protein sequence MVRAYTRRDYIRKTPNSRIVQYDMGNLKDEFPVSLSLAVKKPAQIRHNSLEAARIASNRLMQRAAGRMGYHLKLRVYPHQIVRENPMATGAGADRVQSGMRNAFGKPISVEAIVKKGQRIITIDCNAKNFEEAKVALKRAGMKLPVPCKIVVDKGEDLIK, from the coding sequence ATGGTTCGTGCTTATACTAGAAGAGATTATATTAGAAAAACCCCAAATTCAAGAATTGTACAATATGATATGGGAAACTTAAAAGATGAATTTCCAGTATCATTAAGTTTAGCTGTTAAAAAACCAGCTCAAATTAGACACAACTCTTTAGAAGCAGCAAGGATTGCTTCTAACAGATTAATGCAAAGAGCTGCAGGAAGAATGGGATACCACTTAAAATTAAGAGTATACCCTCACCAAATCGTAAGGGAAAACCCAATGGCTACCGGTGCAGGTGCGGATAGGGTACAAAGTGGTATGAGAAACGCTTTCGGTAAACCTATCAGTGTTGAAGCTATTGTTAAAAAAGGTCAAAGGATTATTACCATTGACTGTAACGCTAAAAACTTTGAAGAAGCAAAAGTTGCACTCAAAAGAGCAGGTATGAAATTACCAGTTCCTTGCAAAATTGTTGTCGACAAAGGCGAAGATTTAATCAAATAG
- a CDS encoding KEOPS complex subunit Pcc1: MKISGDLQFIYKSEDDAKLVYESLEVDNENYLESELNDKSIDYQINSEKLGTFLATVDDLIASEIVVEKIIDKTKQ, from the coding sequence ATGAAGATAAGTGGTGATCTGCAATTTATATATAAAAGTGAAGATGATGCAAAACTTGTGTATGAATCTCTAGAAGTGGACAATGAAAATTATCTGGAATCCGAATTAAATGACAAATCCATAGACTATCAAATCAATAGTGAAAAGTTAGGGACATTTCTGGCAACTGTTGATGATTTAATCGCTTCCGAAATTGTTGTTGAAAAAATCATCGATAAGACTAAACAATGA